A single region of the Aeromonas hydrophila subsp. hydrophila ATCC 7966 genome encodes:
- the tolA gene encoding cell envelope integrity protein TolA, giving the protein MDVKRGISGYLIASLLLHLIIGIILFVGLDFSKPKRPESKGQIVNAVMLDENFLNEQAKQIQQQKSQPKPQKVEKEKDKEDTDIAKRELAQQQERLRIAETKRKEAEEATRKAEAEKQKKVAEQKQAEEKAQKAEEARKLEEQKAKKVEAERKAAEEESKALALKKKKEQEKKEAEEKQAKADAAKKAEAEKKAKQEAEKKAKAEADKKAKAEAEKKAKAEADKKAKEAKEEAAKKAKADAEKKAKAEADKQAKIAAERKRKAAEEAKLQKEMEDMMQQQLAAEANARSQAASAAAQGEVDKYAALIKATVERYMILDPTMRGKTCTIGVRLASTGFVISVDNGQGDPAVCRSGKAAVLKANQLPVPKDPAAFEMLKEFNLKLEPSI; this is encoded by the coding sequence ATGGATGTGAAGCGTGGTATTTCCGGTTATCTCATCGCGTCGCTTCTGCTGCACCTGATCATCGGCATCATCCTGTTTGTCGGGCTCGATTTCAGCAAGCCGAAGCGACCCGAGTCGAAGGGGCAGATCGTCAATGCCGTCATGCTCGACGAGAATTTCCTCAACGAGCAGGCCAAGCAGATCCAGCAGCAGAAGTCTCAGCCCAAGCCGCAGAAGGTAGAGAAAGAGAAGGATAAGGAAGACACGGACATCGCCAAGCGCGAGCTGGCCCAGCAGCAGGAGCGGCTGCGTATCGCCGAGACCAAGCGCAAGGAGGCCGAAGAGGCCACCCGCAAGGCCGAGGCTGAAAAGCAGAAGAAGGTAGCCGAGCAGAAGCAGGCGGAAGAGAAGGCCCAGAAGGCCGAGGAAGCCCGCAAGCTGGAAGAGCAGAAAGCCAAGAAGGTGGAAGCCGAGCGCAAGGCCGCGGAAGAAGAGAGCAAGGCGCTGGCGCTGAAGAAGAAAAAGGAACAAGAGAAGAAAGAGGCTGAAGAGAAGCAGGCCAAGGCGGACGCAGCCAAGAAGGCTGAAGCCGAGAAGAAGGCCAAGCAGGAGGCTGAGAAGAAAGCCAAGGCCGAAGCGGACAAGAAAGCCAAGGCGGAGGCCGAGAAAAAGGCCAAGGCCGAAGCCGACAAGAAAGCCAAGGAGGCCAAGGAAGAGGCCGCTAAGAAGGCAAAAGCTGACGCAGAGAAGAAAGCCAAGGCGGAGGCCGACAAGCAGGCCAAGATCGCGGCAGAGCGCAAGCGCAAGGCGGCCGAGGAGGCCAAGCTGCAAAAAGAGATGGAAGACATGATGCAGCAGCAGCTGGCGGCTGAGGCCAATGCCCGCAGTCAGGCGGCATCTGCTGCAGCGCAGGGCGAGGTCGACAAATACGCGGCACTCATCAAGGCGACTGTTGAGCGATATATGATTTTGGATCCCACCATGCGGGGCAAAACATGTACTATCGGCGTACGTCTTGCGAGCACTGGCTTTGTCATCTCGGTAGATAACGGCCAGGGTGACCCGGCGGTATGTCGTTCCGGCAAGGCGGCCGTATTGAAGGCCAACCAACTGCCGGTGCCGAAGGATCCTGCGGCGTTCGAGATGTTGAAGGAGTTCAACCTCAAGTTGGAACCGAGCATCTAA
- the tolR gene encoding protein TolR — translation MQTYQRIRRKKVAEINVVPYIDVMLVLLIIFMAVTPVITQGVKVDLPQAESEQLPEDAKPPFIVSVNTEGEYVIKAGEADDEPVPAGTPEAMQQYITEKAMGYLAINQNAPVVVAGDKSVRYEEVILLMVALKKAGVPQVGLMTDPVN, via the coding sequence ATGCAAACCTATCAGCGGATCCGGCGCAAGAAGGTGGCCGAGATCAACGTGGTTCCCTATATCGACGTCATGCTGGTGCTGCTTATCATCTTCATGGCGGTGACGCCCGTGATCACGCAAGGGGTCAAGGTTGACCTGCCGCAGGCGGAATCCGAGCAGTTGCCGGAAGATGCCAAGCCGCCCTTCATCGTCAGCGTCAACACCGAAGGCGAGTATGTCATCAAGGCCGGTGAGGCCGATGACGAGCCGGTGCCTGCCGGTACTCCCGAGGCGATGCAGCAATACATCACCGAGAAGGCCATGGGCTATCTGGCCATCAACCAGAACGCCCCCGTGGTGGTCGCCGGCGACAAGTCGGTGCGCTACGAAGAGGTGATCCTGCTGATGGTGGCCCTCAAGAAAGCGGGTGTGCCTCAGGTCGGCCTGATGACGGATCCGGTGAACTGA
- the tolQ gene encoding protein TolQ — MHAEISFIGLFWQASLLVKLVMMTLMGMSVVSWALIIQRSKAIKAANLASEQFEDRFWSGVDLNRLYQESSSRRDDIEGMEDIFYSGFKEYARLLKAGARGQDAVMDGTYRAMRVSLSRAVDELESNLPVLATIGSISPYIGLFGTVWGIMNAFIALGQVQQATLQMVAPGIAEALIATAMGLFAAIPAVIFYNRFSNKVERLENAYANFMDEFTTILNRQIAQQQGDQ; from the coding sequence GTGCACGCTGAAATTTCGTTTATTGGCCTGTTTTGGCAAGCCAGCCTGCTGGTAAAACTGGTCATGATGACCCTGATGGGTATGTCGGTAGTTTCCTGGGCGCTGATCATCCAGCGTTCCAAGGCCATCAAGGCAGCCAATCTCGCATCGGAGCAATTTGAAGACAGATTCTGGTCCGGGGTCGATCTGAACCGTCTCTACCAGGAGTCCTCCTCCCGTCGCGACGACATCGAAGGCATGGAAGACATCTTCTACTCCGGCTTCAAGGAGTACGCCCGTCTGCTCAAGGCCGGTGCCCGTGGTCAGGATGCGGTGATGGACGGTACTTACCGCGCCATGCGGGTCTCCCTTTCCCGCGCCGTGGACGAACTGGAATCCAACCTGCCGGTGCTGGCGACCATCGGCTCCATCAGCCCCTACATCGGTCTGTTTGGTACCGTCTGGGGGATCATGAACGCCTTTATCGCCCTGGGTCAGGTGCAACAGGCCACCCTGCAGATGGTGGCACCCGGTATCGCGGAAGCGCTGATCGCCACCGCCATGGGTCTGTTTGCCGCCATCCCGGCCGTTATCTTCTACAACCGCTTCTCCAACAAGGTCGAGCGGCTGGAAAACGCCTACGCCAACTTCATGGACGAGTTCACCACCATTCTGAACCGTCAAATTGCTCAGCAGCAGGGTGATCAGTAA
- the ybgC gene encoding tol-pal system-associated acyl-CoA thioesterase → MGEVSEFPVRVYYEDTDAGGIVYNANYLKFMERARTEFLRCGGIEQDVMLRDGFAFVVSRTEIDFRSAARFNELLTVLTQVTEVKRASMRFSQRILAADGRLITQAMVQIACVSHPHMKPVAIPENVKGVLLSAR, encoded by the coding sequence ATGGGGGAAGTCTCTGAGTTTCCGGTACGGGTCTACTACGAAGACACCGATGCTGGGGGCATCGTCTACAACGCCAATTATCTCAAGTTTATGGAACGTGCTCGCACCGAGTTCCTGCGCTGCGGCGGCATCGAACAGGATGTCATGCTGCGCGACGGGTTCGCGTTTGTGGTGAGTCGAACAGAGATCGATTTCCGCTCGGCGGCCCGATTTAATGAGCTTTTGACTGTATTAACGCAAGTGACTGAAGTGAAACGCGCCTCCATGCGTTTTTCACAACGGATACTGGCGGCTGATGGACGACTGATCACCCAGGCCATGGTACAGATAGCCTGTGTCAGTCATCCGCATATGAAACCTGTTGCAATACCTGAAAATGTGAAGGGAGTGCTGTTAAGTGCACGCTGA
- a CDS encoding cyd operon YbgE family protein encodes MRTSDRLARLAAPLERQPWQGLMLLAAALLAVAILQAPNLVAANTSEHGLWLAPWLMWAVCCGVMHGLGFHPRSLIGRVLFCPWLAWPSLLYGLWLTQGYFLS; translated from the coding sequence ATGAGAACAAGTGATCGACTCGCCCGGTTGGCCGCTCCCTTGGAGCGCCAACCCTGGCAGGGGTTGATGCTGTTGGCGGCGGCCCTGTTGGCCGTCGCCATTTTACAGGCTCCCAACCTGGTGGCCGCCAATACCAGCGAGCACGGGCTCTGGCTCGCGCCCTGGCTGATGTGGGCGGTCTGTTGTGGCGTCATGCACGGGCTGGGATTTCATCCCCGCAGCCTCATCGGCCGTGTGCTGTTTTGCCCCTGGCTCGCCTGGCCCAGTTTGTTATATGGGCTCTGGTTGACCCAAGGCTATTTCCTTTCATAA
- the cydX gene encoding cytochrome bd-I oxidase subunit CydX has translation MWYFTWILGLLLACAFGIINALWLEHTENMDRQIDENK, from the coding sequence ATGTGGTATTTCACCTGGATCCTGGGTCTGTTGCTGGCTTGCGCATTCGGCATCATCAATGCGCTCTGGCTGGAGCATACCGAGAACATGGATCGCCAGATCGATGAGAACAAGTGA
- the cydB gene encoding cytochrome d ubiquinol oxidase subunit II: protein MFDYEMLRLVWWVLVGVLLIGFAITDGFDMGVGALLPFVGKKDVERRVMLNTMGPHWEGNQVWLVTAGGALFAAWPMVYAAAFSGFYIAMILTLMALFFRPVGFKYRSLREDAKWRSNWDWALFVGSAVPPIVFGVAFGNLLQGVPFDFNQFMMLTYHGNFFGLLNPFGLLAGLVSLFMLVTQGATWLMMKTDGEVLARSRTAAMICSLLTLVLFGLAGFWVSGMEGYVVVKAAATDAVSNPMNKEVVRQAGAWMNNYSLYPWMVAAPVLGLAMSLLTALFAKLNKGWLAFTTSSLAVAGVILTAGFSMFPFVMPSSLEPSLSLTMWDATASFNTLKVMTVAAAIFVPIVLGYTLWTYIKMFGRVTSKHIEDNQQSLY, encoded by the coding sequence ATGTTTGATTACGAAATGTTGCGTCTGGTCTGGTGGGTGCTGGTCGGTGTCTTGCTGATCGGTTTCGCCATCACCGACGGCTTCGATATGGGGGTGGGCGCACTGCTCCCCTTCGTCGGCAAGAAGGATGTCGAGCGTCGGGTGATGCTCAACACCATGGGCCCGCACTGGGAAGGCAACCAGGTATGGCTGGTGACTGCCGGTGGTGCCCTGTTTGCCGCCTGGCCCATGGTCTATGCCGCAGCCTTCTCCGGCTTCTACATCGCCATGATCCTGACGCTGATGGCCCTGTTCTTCCGCCCGGTCGGCTTCAAGTACCGCTCCCTGCGTGAAGACGCCAAGTGGCGCAGCAACTGGGACTGGGCGCTGTTCGTAGGTAGTGCGGTGCCGCCCATCGTGTTTGGCGTGGCATTCGGCAACCTGCTGCAGGGCGTACCGTTCGACTTCAACCAGTTCATGATGCTGACCTATCACGGCAACTTCTTCGGTCTGCTCAATCCGTTCGGCCTGCTGGCCGGCCTGGTGAGCCTGTTCATGCTGGTCACTCAGGGTGCGACCTGGCTGATGATGAAGACCGACGGTGAAGTGCTGGCCCGCTCCCGCACTGCCGCCATGATCTGCTCGCTGCTGACTCTGGTGCTGTTCGGTCTGGCCGGTTTCTGGGTCAGCGGCATGGAAGGCTATGTGGTGGTCAAGGCAGCCGCGACCGATGCCGTTTCCAATCCGATGAACAAGGAAGTGGTGCGTCAGGCCGGAGCCTGGATGAACAACTACAGCCTCTATCCCTGGATGGTTGCAGCACCTGTGCTGGGTCTGGCCATGAGCCTGCTGACCGCGCTGTTCGCCAAACTGAACAAGGGCTGGCTGGCGTTCACTACCTCCTCCCTGGCGGTTGCCGGCGTGATCCTGACTGCAGGCTTCTCCATGTTCCCGTTCGTGATGCCTTCCAGTCTTGAGCCGTCACTGAGCCTGACCATGTGGGATGCCACAGCCTCCTTCAACACCCTCAAGGTGATGACGGTGGCGGCTGCCATCTTCGTACCGATTGTGCTGGGTTATACCCTGTGGACCTACATCAAGATGTTCGGCCGGGTGACCAGCAAGCACATCGAAGACAACCAACAATCGCTCTACTAA
- the cydA gene encoding cytochrome ubiquinol oxidase subunit I has translation MIAEHVVDLSRFQFAATALYHFLFVPLTLGMAFILAIMESVYVMTNNPVYRDMTKFWGKLFGINFALGVTTGLTMEFQFGTNWAYYSHYVGDIFGAPLAIEGLMAFFLESTFVGMFFFGWDRLSKRQHLAATWLMALGTNLSALWILVANGWMQNPVGAEFNFESMRMEMVSFAELVFNPVAQVKFVHTVAAGYTTGAMFVLGISSYYLLKNRDVAFARRSFAIAAAFGMASILSVLILGDESGYETGEVQKVKLAAIEAEWNTEPAPASFTLFGIPNQEEMRTDYAIKIPYALGIIATRSLDGQVTGLKDLKSEHELRVRNGMTAYDLLTKLQSGDKSDDTRARFDEVKQDLGYGLLLKRYTNNVTDATDEQIKAAVDDSIPQVAPLFFAFRIMVACGMLMLLLIGLAFYDSTRHKIGERKWLLKALLYGIPLPWIAIECGWFVAEYGRQPWTIAEVLPTSVSASNVPASEIWFSLIGICLFYTVLLIIEMYLMFKYARLGPSSLKTGKYHFEQSKA, from the coding sequence ATGATTGCTGAGCATGTGGTAGACCTATCGCGGTTCCAATTCGCTGCGACGGCCCTTTATCACTTCCTGTTTGTGCCCCTGACGCTCGGAATGGCCTTCATTCTGGCGATCATGGAGTCTGTCTATGTGATGACCAACAACCCTGTCTACCGGGACATGACCAAGTTCTGGGGCAAGTTGTTTGGTATCAACTTTGCCCTTGGGGTCACCACAGGGCTGACCATGGAGTTTCAGTTCGGTACCAACTGGGCTTACTACTCCCACTACGTCGGCGATATCTTCGGGGCCCCGCTGGCCATCGAAGGCTTGATGGCCTTCTTCCTGGAATCCACCTTCGTCGGTATGTTCTTCTTCGGTTGGGATCGCCTCTCCAAGCGCCAGCACCTGGCTGCGACCTGGCTGATGGCTCTCGGGACCAACCTCTCCGCCCTCTGGATCCTGGTGGCTAACGGCTGGATGCAGAACCCGGTCGGTGCCGAGTTCAACTTCGAATCCATGCGGATGGAGATGGTGAGCTTCGCCGAGCTGGTGTTCAACCCGGTTGCCCAGGTCAAGTTCGTGCATACCGTCGCGGCCGGCTACACCACGGGCGCCATGTTCGTGCTGGGTATCTCTTCCTACTACCTGCTGAAGAATCGTGATGTGGCTTTTGCCCGTCGCTCCTTCGCCATCGCAGCCGCTTTCGGCATGGCTTCCATCCTCTCCGTGCTGATCCTCGGTGACGAGTCCGGTTACGAGACCGGTGAAGTGCAGAAGGTGAAACTGGCGGCCATCGAGGCCGAATGGAACACCGAGCCGGCACCTGCCTCCTTTACCCTGTTCGGCATTCCGAATCAGGAAGAGATGCGCACCGACTACGCCATCAAAATCCCTTATGCGCTCGGCATCATCGCCACCCGTTCCCTGGATGGTCAGGTCACTGGCCTCAAGGATCTGAAGAGCGAGCATGAGCTGCGCGTGCGCAACGGCATGACCGCCTACGACCTGCTGACCAAGCTGCAATCCGGCGACAAGTCCGACGATACCCGTGCCCGCTTCGATGAAGTGAAGCAGGATCTGGGCTACGGTCTGCTGCTCAAGCGCTACACCAACAACGTCACCGATGCCACCGACGAACAGATCAAGGCTGCCGTGGATGACTCCATCCCGCAGGTTGCGCCGCTGTTCTTTGCCTTCCGCATCATGGTTGCCTGCGGCATGCTGATGCTGCTGCTGATCGGCCTGGCCTTCTATGACAGCACCCGTCACAAGATCGGCGAGCGCAAATGGCTGCTCAAGGCGCTGCTGTACGGTATCCCCTTGCCCTGGATCGCCATCGAGTGTGGCTGGTTCGTCGCTGAGTATGGCCGTCAGCCCTGGACCATCGCCGAAGTGCTGCCGACCTCCGTCTCTGCATCCAATGTGCCGGCGTCCGAGATCTGGTTCTCCCTGATCGGGATCTGCCTGTTCTATACCGTACTGCTGATCATCGAGATGTACCTGATGTTCAAGTACGCGCGTCTGGGCCCAAGCAGCCTGAAGACGGGCAAGTACCACTTCGAACAGAGCAAGGCATAA
- the ruvB gene encoding Holliday junction branch migration DNA helicase RuvB: protein MIEADRLISASGGREEEVIDRAIRPKLLADYTGQDPVCEQMEIFIAAARQRGEALDHLLIFGPPGLGKTTLANIVANEMGVNIKTTSGPVLEKAGDLAALLTNLEPNDVLFIDEIHRLSPVVEEVLYPAMEDYQLDIMIGEGPAARSIKLDLPPFTLIGATTRAGSLTSPLRDRFGIVQRLEFYNVKDLTDIVARSARCLGLDMTEDGALEVARRSRGTPRIANRLLRRVRDFAQVKSDGRIDGPIAARAMDMLDVDNEGFDFMDRKLLLAVIDKFLGGPVGLDNLAAAIGEEKDTIEDVLEPYLIQQGYLQRTPRGRIATPRAYAHFGLQRPDEG from the coding sequence ATGATTGAAGCGGATCGTCTCATCTCCGCCTCCGGCGGGCGAGAAGAGGAAGTCATCGATCGGGCCATCCGGCCCAAGCTGCTGGCCGATTACACCGGTCAGGATCCCGTCTGCGAGCAGATGGAGATCTTCATCGCGGCGGCGCGCCAGCGTGGCGAGGCGCTCGATCACCTGTTGATCTTCGGCCCGCCGGGGCTTGGCAAGACGACGCTGGCCAACATCGTGGCCAACGAGATGGGGGTCAACATCAAGACCACTTCCGGCCCGGTGCTGGAGAAGGCCGGCGATCTGGCGGCGCTGCTCACCAACCTCGAACCGAACGACGTGCTGTTCATCGACGAGATCCACCGCCTCAGTCCGGTGGTGGAGGAGGTGCTTTATCCGGCGATGGAGGATTACCAGCTCGACATCATGATCGGGGAGGGGCCAGCCGCCCGTTCCATCAAGCTCGATCTGCCCCCCTTCACCCTGATCGGTGCCACTACCCGGGCTGGCTCTCTCACCAGTCCGCTGCGGGATCGTTTCGGCATAGTGCAACGGCTCGAGTTCTACAACGTCAAGGATCTGACCGACATCGTCGCGCGCAGCGCCCGTTGCCTCGGGCTCGACATGACGGAAGACGGTGCACTGGAGGTGGCGCGTCGTTCGCGCGGTACGCCGCGAATTGCTAACCGTTTGTTGCGCCGGGTGCGCGATTTTGCCCAGGTGAAATCTGACGGCCGCATCGATGGACCCATAGCGGCCCGAGCCATGGACATGCTGGACGTGGATAATGAAGGCTTCGACTTCATGGACCGCAAGTTATTGTTGGCTGTGATAGACAAGTTTCTGGGCGGGCCGGTGGGGCTCGACAACCTGGCGGCTGCCATCGGGGAGGAGAAGGACACTATCGAGGATGTACTCGAGCCTTATCTGATCCAGCAGGGCTATCTGCAACGTACACCCAGAGGGCGGATCGCGACACCAAGAGCTTATGCGCATTTTGGCCTGCAACGGCCAGATGAAGGGTGA
- the ruvA gene encoding Holliday junction branch migration protein RuvA, giving the protein MIGRLRGVVIEKQPPEVLLEVGGVGYEVQMPMSCFYDLPEIGKEATIHTHFVVREDAQLLYGFNHKQERALFRELIKTNGVGPKLALAILSGMTATQFVLSVEREEISSLVKLPGVGKKTAERLVVEMKDRLKGWVSHDLFSPAEITLPARESALRAPDSSEEAASALVALGYKPQQASQIVSKVAADGMSVEDIIREALRSLV; this is encoded by the coding sequence GTGATTGGTCGCTTGAGAGGCGTTGTCATTGAGAAACAACCCCCCGAGGTACTGCTGGAGGTCGGGGGTGTGGGCTATGAGGTACAGATGCCCATGAGCTGCTTCTATGATCTGCCCGAGATCGGCAAGGAGGCGACCATCCACACCCACTTCGTGGTGCGGGAAGATGCCCAGCTGCTCTACGGCTTCAACCACAAGCAGGAACGGGCGCTGTTTCGCGAACTGATCAAGACCAACGGGGTCGGTCCCAAGCTGGCGCTGGCCATCCTCTCCGGCATGACCGCCACTCAGTTCGTGCTGAGCGTCGAGCGCGAAGAGATTAGCTCCTTGGTCAAGTTGCCTGGAGTGGGCAAGAAGACCGCCGAGCGGCTGGTGGTGGAGATGAAGGACAGGCTCAAGGGCTGGGTCAGTCACGATCTCTTCTCGCCGGCCGAGATCACCCTGCCTGCCAGAGAGAGTGCCCTGCGGGCGCCGGATTCGAGCGAAGAGGCGGCCAGCGCGCTGGTGGCGCTTGGCTACAAGCCGCAGCAGGCCAGCCAGATCGTCAGCAAGGTCGCTGCCGATGGCATGTCGGTGGAAGATATCATCCGTGAAGCACTGCGCAGCCTGGTGTGA
- a CDS encoding methyl-accepting chemotaxis protein, whose amino-acid sequence MKIVTTSNLGLTILLSCTLGMGIVGWYGSQRLADLLSYVLGAAWQTADGAMEGSIELGNQSLYIQKMLRGMPLDEPELQRARAATADAMRRVGEGRLIDATAISAMEQQHLTYQQQQEQLLALYRAFTSVDQALRASSERMSRLSTQLEVVGDGAVESLTQSPDQAISWNGGLATRWHAADGGMEANIGFLRQLYALEKMQSEGPTPAIQAEMKEATRFYQEAVDAMLGSGMFDVPGEGEFAGQSLATQYRTLQTEVQRLMVQWMAALGEYQGQLVNYERSADQLKQQLVEVEAKGDATVEDQVNQLNSIISHTKNLLLGGLLLSLLLVTLCGFWLVRTIVKPLLQVNQRMQDIAAGEGDLNARINLKRDDEIGSLAGSVDRFIEKLQKMISSTMDNNQHISEHVHTSVNRVEAISQSSRQTAEHAQALHHDSEQMVQVATSISDNCSLAAQNANEVRQLTAESSQYVTSASNGMQRVVVEVGECANAINALKEQASQIGQIISTISSISEQTNLLALNAAIEAARAGEMGRGFAVVADEVRTLANRTASSSAEITEVINNIQQQTEKAYLMMQRNLKTVESGMEDSDNTRQILFKVEEAIDHLADMVQQVADATGQLSHTLSHTSDKVSGISLQAQTGEQEAQECLQLASSLHQASLLQQRLLSQFRV is encoded by the coding sequence ATGAAAATTGTCACCACATCGAATCTCGGGCTGACCATTCTGCTCAGCTGCACGCTGGGGATGGGCATCGTCGGCTGGTATGGCAGCCAGCGACTGGCGGATCTGCTCTCCTATGTATTGGGCGCCGCCTGGCAGACTGCCGATGGCGCCATGGAAGGATCCATCGAGCTCGGCAACCAGTCGCTCTACATCCAGAAGATGCTCAGAGGCATGCCGCTCGACGAGCCGGAGCTGCAACGCGCCAGAGCGGCCACCGCCGATGCCATGCGCCGGGTGGGGGAAGGCCGGTTGATCGACGCCACCGCCATCAGCGCGATGGAGCAGCAGCATTTGACCTATCAGCAGCAACAGGAGCAGTTGCTGGCACTCTACCGGGCCTTTACCAGCGTCGATCAAGCGCTGCGCGCCAGCTCGGAGCGCATGTCCCGCCTCTCGACCCAGCTTGAGGTGGTGGGGGACGGCGCGGTCGAGAGCCTGACCCAGTCGCCGGATCAGGCCATCAGCTGGAATGGTGGTCTGGCCACCCGCTGGCATGCTGCCGATGGCGGCATGGAGGCCAACATCGGCTTCCTGCGCCAGCTCTATGCACTGGAGAAGATGCAGAGCGAGGGGCCGACTCCCGCCATCCAGGCCGAGATGAAGGAGGCAACCCGCTTCTACCAGGAAGCGGTCGACGCCATGCTGGGCAGCGGCATGTTTGATGTGCCCGGCGAAGGGGAATTTGCCGGCCAGTCGCTGGCAACCCAGTACCGCACCTTGCAAACCGAGGTGCAGCGGCTGATGGTGCAGTGGATGGCGGCACTGGGCGAGTATCAGGGTCAACTGGTCAACTATGAACGCAGCGCCGACCAGCTCAAGCAGCAACTGGTCGAGGTCGAAGCCAAGGGGGACGCCACGGTCGAAGATCAGGTCAACCAGCTCAACAGCATCATCAGCCACACCAAGAACCTGCTGCTGGGGGGGCTGCTGTTGAGCCTGCTGCTCGTGACCCTGTGCGGCTTCTGGCTGGTGCGCACCATCGTCAAACCCCTGCTGCAGGTCAATCAACGCATGCAGGATATCGCGGCAGGAGAAGGCGACCTCAATGCCCGCATCAATCTCAAGCGCGACGACGAGATTGGCTCGCTGGCCGGCAGCGTGGATCGCTTCATCGAGAAACTGCAGAAGATGATCAGCTCCACCATGGACAACAACCAGCACATCAGCGAGCACGTCCACACCTCGGTCAACCGGGTCGAAGCCATCAGCCAGAGCAGCCGCCAGACCGCCGAACACGCCCAGGCACTGCACCACGACAGCGAGCAGATGGTTCAGGTCGCCACCTCCATCTCGGACAACTGCAGCCTGGCGGCCCAAAACGCCAACGAGGTGCGCCAGCTCACCGCCGAGAGCAGCCAGTACGTGACCTCCGCCAGCAACGGCATGCAGCGGGTAGTGGTGGAAGTAGGCGAGTGCGCCAACGCCATCAACGCCCTCAAGGAGCAGGCCAGCCAGATTGGCCAGATAATCTCCACCATCAGCAGCATTTCGGAGCAGACCAACCTGCTGGCGCTCAACGCCGCCATCGAGGCGGCCCGGGCCGGCGAAATGGGGCGCGGCTTTGCCGTGGTGGCAGACGAGGTGCGTACCCTGGCCAATCGTACCGCCTCCTCCAGCGCCGAAATAACCGAGGTGATCAACAACATCCAGCAACAGACCGAGAAAGCCTATCTGATGATGCAGCGCAATCTGAAGACGGTGGAATCCGGCATGGAGGACTCTGACAACACCAGGCAGATCCTGTTCAAGGTGGAAGAGGCCATCGACCATCTGGCGGACATGGTGCAACAGGTGGCCGATGCCACCGGCCAGCTATCCCATACCCTCAGCCACACCTCGGACAAGGTCTCCGGCATCAGCCTGCAGGCCCAGACCGGTGAGCAGGAGGCGCAGGAGTGCCTGCAGCTCGCCTCCTCCCTGCATCAGGCCAGCCTGCTGCAACAGCGCCTGCTGTCGCAATTTCGGGTCTGA